One part of the Aurantibacillus circumpalustris genome encodes these proteins:
- a CDS encoding MBL fold metallo-hydrolase translates to MKQLFIFLVLLNFSLFAQRPTSDQIETKKGPLIIQPIFHGSLVFTWNGKTIYVDPYGGQRVFEKLAAPDLILITDIHQDHLDLKTLETINTDKATFIVPQAVAEKMPENLKKRMIVLANEKSTEFEGISITAIAMYNLPEAKDSKHTKGIGNGYILNLGGKMVYLSGDTEDIPEMRQLKNIDVAFVCMNLPYTMDINQAASAVIEFKPKVVYPYHYRGKDGLSDVEKFKSLVNTTNSKIEVRLRNWYTTY, encoded by the coding sequence TTTATTTGCTCAGCGTCCCACAAGCGATCAAATAGAAACCAAAAAAGGACCATTAATTATTCAGCCGATTTTTCACGGATCGCTTGTGTTTACGTGGAATGGTAAAACGATTTATGTTGATCCTTATGGTGGTCAAAGAGTATTTGAAAAACTTGCGGCGCCTGATTTAATTCTAATTACAGATATTCATCAAGATCATTTGGATTTAAAAACCCTTGAAACGATTAACACCGATAAGGCTACGTTTATAGTCCCACAAGCTGTTGCGGAAAAGATGCCTGAGAATTTAAAAAAGAGAATGATTGTTTTAGCGAATGAAAAATCAACAGAGTTTGAAGGGATTTCTATCACAGCTATTGCGATGTATAATTTACCGGAGGCAAAGGATTCCAAACATACAAAAGGAATAGGTAATGGTTATATATTAAATCTTGGTGGTAAAATGGTTTACCTGTCCGGTGATACAGAAGATATTCCTGAAATGCGACAGTTAAAAAATATTGATGTTGCTTTTGTGTGCATGAATTTACCTTATACGATGGACATTAATCAAGCGGCAAGTGCGGTAATTGAATTTAAACCAAAAGTCGTTTATCCTTATCATTACAGGGGAAAAGATGGATTGAGTGATGTGGAAAAATTTAAATCGCTTGTTAATACCACAAATTCTAAAATTGAAGTAAGGCTTAGGAATTGGTATACAACTTATTGA
- a CDS encoding PorP/SprF family type IX secretion system membrane protein codes for MKRIIVLIFFLNSLLVNAQDIHFSQFNEQPSLVNPALTGVRSPLRFSVGYRNQWRSIATPYVTSGASFESRLNTSSWQPSDKTKIQTSNQKSLGKLAAGLSIYKDNAGDGNMQSIEANLSLATFVATGKKSFLSVGLQASFVQRKINSENLIFPNQYNGSGYDASLNSNENFQNQTFSYPDFAAGFLWSYGQNDPSIFGKRQLKANLGFSLYHLSKPRPNFLTNAIGDRSLKYVFHGDLLLGLPNPDYAIAPSYLLQFRGKSNELLLGMLVKRYFKIDSKYTGIIKRSAIGFGAYYRNKDAAIISITIEIKEQFYIGVSYDLNVSKLKTGTNARGGFELTLKYTPARAPK; via the coding sequence ATGAAAAGGATAATTGTACTTATATTTTTCTTGAACTCTCTGTTAGTTAACGCTCAGGACATTCACTTCTCGCAGTTCAATGAACAGCCGTCTTTGGTAAACCCTGCTTTAACGGGAGTTAGAAGTCCTTTAAGATTTTCAGTCGGATACCGCAATCAATGGAGAAGTATCGCCACACCTTACGTAACCTCAGGCGCGTCTTTTGAATCACGTTTAAATACGAGTAGCTGGCAACCATCTGATAAAACTAAAATACAAACTTCAAATCAAAAGAGTCTCGGCAAATTAGCTGCCGGTCTTTCTATTTACAAGGATAATGCTGGAGACGGCAACATGCAATCCATTGAAGCAAATTTATCCTTAGCAACGTTTGTAGCCACCGGCAAAAAAAGTTTTCTTTCTGTGGGACTCCAGGCTAGTTTTGTGCAAAGAAAAATTAACAGTGAAAATTTAATTTTCCCAAATCAATATAACGGTTCTGGTTATGACGCAAGTTTAAATAGCAATGAGAACTTTCAAAATCAAACATTTTCATATCCTGATTTTGCTGCCGGCTTTTTATGGTCATACGGGCAAAATGATCCCAGTATTTTTGGAAAACGCCAATTAAAAGCAAATCTCGGTTTTTCGCTCTACCACTTAAGTAAACCCCGTCCGAATTTTTTAACGAATGCTATTGGTGATAGATCTTTAAAATATGTGTTTCACGGAGATCTTTTACTAGGACTCCCGAACCCTGATTATGCTATTGCTCCAAGCTATCTACTTCAGTTTCGTGGTAAATCGAATGAATTGTTATTGGGTATGCTGGTTAAACGTTACTTTAAAATAGACTCAAAATATACAGGGATAATTAAACGTTCAGCTATAGGCTTCGGTGCTTATTATCGCAATAAAGACGCCGCCATCATTTCAATAACAATCGAAATAAAAGAGCAATTTTATATTGGTGTAAGCTACGATCTTAACGTTTCGAAACTTAAAACGGGCACTAATGCACGTGGGGGTTTTGAATTGACTTTAAAATATACCCCTGCTAGAGCTCCTAAATAA
- the acs gene encoding acetate--CoA ligase produces the protein MTYPYQIKTLEDYNRQYKESIENPEKFWANVADNFTWQKKWDKVLDWNFKEPNVKWFSGGKLNITENCLDRHLAKNGDTPAILWESNNPKEQSRKITYKELHFKVVQFANVLKNNGIKKGDRVCIYMGMIPELAIATLSCARIGAVHSVIFGGFSAQAIADRLLDAKSEFIITCDGAFRGAKDIPLKSVIDDALVGNKTIKSVIVYERTQTPVSMIKGRDVWWEDEIKKVEASGNPDCPAEIMDAEDVLFILYTSGSTGKPKGVVHTIAGYMVWTNYTFVNVFQYQPGQIHFCTADVGWITGHSYIIYGPLSAGATSLMFEGVPTYPDAGRLWDIVDKFKVDILYTAPTAIRSLMGCGEEFHKNKNLSSLKVLGSVGEPINEEAWHWFDKNIGKEKCPIVDTWWQTENGGIMISNIAGVTPGIPSYATLPLPGVQPCLVDEMGKEIKGNNVNGNLCIKAPWPGIIRTTYGDHERCRQTYFSAYPDKYFTGDGCLRDEKGNYRITGRVDDVLNVSGHRIGTAEVENAINMHTGVIESAVVGYPHDVKGQGIYAYVIFDENHPNANLSKQDILQTVTRVIGAIAKPDKIQFVPGLPKTRSGKIMRRILRKIAEGETSNLGDTSTLLDPSIVTLIIEGKV, from the coding sequence ATGACCTATCCTTATCAGATTAAAACTCTTGAAGATTACAACAGGCAATACAAGGAGAGTATAGAGAATCCTGAGAAATTCTGGGCCAATGTTGCTGATAATTTTACCTGGCAAAAAAAATGGGATAAGGTTCTTGACTGGAATTTTAAGGAGCCAAATGTAAAATGGTTTAGTGGTGGTAAATTAAATATTACTGAAAATTGTTTGGATCGTCATCTTGCAAAAAATGGAGATACCCCCGCTATACTCTGGGAATCAAACAATCCAAAAGAACAATCCCGAAAAATAACTTACAAAGAACTGCATTTTAAAGTTGTTCAATTTGCAAATGTTTTAAAAAATAACGGGATCAAAAAAGGAGATCGTGTCTGTATCTACATGGGCATGATTCCTGAATTAGCAATTGCAACGCTTTCTTGCGCACGTATTGGAGCAGTACACTCTGTTATTTTTGGTGGATTTTCAGCACAAGCAATTGCAGACAGATTACTCGATGCTAAATCAGAATTTATCATTACCTGCGACGGCGCCTTTCGCGGAGCAAAAGACATTCCACTAAAAAGTGTGATTGATGATGCACTTGTTGGAAACAAAACTATTAAAAGCGTTATTGTGTACGAACGCACGCAAACACCTGTCAGCATGATAAAAGGGCGTGATGTTTGGTGGGAAGATGAAATTAAAAAAGTAGAAGCCTCAGGAAATCCTGATTGTCCAGCAGAAATAATGGACGCAGAAGACGTTCTTTTTATTCTTTACACTTCTGGTTCAACCGGCAAACCGAAAGGTGTGGTGCACACCATTGCTGGTTATATGGTTTGGACGAATTACACTTTTGTAAACGTTTTTCAATATCAACCGGGACAAATACACTTTTGCACCGCAGATGTTGGTTGGATCACCGGCCATAGTTACATCATCTACGGACCTTTGAGTGCAGGCGCTACAAGTCTTATGTTTGAAGGCGTGCCAACTTATCCGGATGCAGGGCGTTTATGGGATATTGTAGACAAATTTAAAGTGGACATCTTGTACACCGCACCAACCGCTATTCGTAGTTTAATGGGCTGTGGAGAAGAATTTCATAAGAACAAAAATCTAAGTTCCCTAAAAGTTCTTGGATCTGTTGGAGAACCAATCAATGAAGAAGCCTGGCATTGGTTCGATAAAAACATTGGGAAAGAAAAATGTCCTATTGTTGACACATGGTGGCAAACAGAAAACGGAGGTATAATGATTTCGAACATTGCAGGTGTTACTCCGGGAATACCTTCGTATGCAACACTTCCGCTACCCGGTGTTCAACCTTGTTTGGTAGATGAAATGGGGAAAGAAATTAAAGGTAATAATGTGAATGGAAATCTATGTATAAAAGCGCCTTGGCCGGGAATCATCAGAACAACATACGGAGACCACGAGCGTTGCCGTCAAACGTATTTTTCTGCTTACCCAGATAAATATTTTACAGGAGATGGATGTTTGCGTGATGAAAAAGGCAATTACAGAATTACAGGTCGCGTAGATGATGTGTTAAACGTAAGTGGGCACCGCATTGGCACTGCAGAAGTAGAAAACGCAATAAACATGCATACAGGAGTGATTGAAAGTGCTGTAGTGGGCTATCCTCATGATGTGAAAGGGCAAGGTATTTATGCCTACGTTATTTTTGATGAGAATCATCCCAATGCCAATTTATCTAAACAAGATATTCTTCAAACCGTGACCCGCGTTATTGGGGCAATTGCCAAGCCAGATAAAATACAATTTGTGCCCGGATTGCCAAAAACACGAAGCGGTAAAATAATGCGAAGAATCCTTAGAAAAATTGCAGAAGGTGAAACTTCTAATTTGGGTGATACCTCTACCCTGCTCGATCCGTCGATTGTAACGTTGATTATTGAAGGGAAAGTTTAG
- a CDS encoding iron chaperone: MKSIDVKDVDTYISTFPKETQLLLETMRTVIRKAAPKAEEVISYKMPAYKLGTMLVFFAGYKSHIGFYPSGSGIEAFKKELSIYKSAKGSVQFPLNKPLPIGLITKIVKLRVKENLEKMKLKAEKKK, encoded by the coding sequence ATGAAATCAATTGATGTTAAAGATGTTGATACTTACATTTCCACTTTTCCGAAAGAAACACAATTACTTTTGGAAACCATGAGGACCGTTATTCGCAAAGCGGCGCCAAAAGCGGAGGAAGTAATTAGTTACAAAATGCCTGCATACAAACTTGGTACAATGCTTGTTTTTTTCGCGGGATATAAAAGCCATATTGGATTTTATCCAAGTGGCTCTGGCATTGAAGCTTTCAAAAAAGAGTTATCTATTTATAAAAGTGCTAAAGGCTCCGTGCAATTCCCTCTGAACAAGCCTCTGCCTATTGGTTTAATAACTAAAATAGTAAAACTTCGTGTGAAAGAAAATCTGGAAAAGATGAAACTGAAAGCAGAAAAAAAGAAATAG
- a CDS encoding DinB family protein, translating into MLIEILKNMFSRDLNKLKTEIESYKNEAILWEVDTNISNSAGNLCLHLIGNLNAFVGAELGKSGYVRQRELEFSTKNVPREELIKKIAETLLVVISTLDNLTEEDLKKDFPLKVFENKTSTEFFLIHLITHLSYHLGQINYHRRLLEK; encoded by the coding sequence ATGCTGATAGAAATTCTTAAAAACATGTTTAGCCGTGATCTAAACAAACTTAAAACAGAAATTGAATCTTATAAAAATGAAGCAATCCTTTGGGAAGTTGATACTAACATTTCAAATTCCGCTGGAAATCTTTGTCTGCACCTTATTGGTAACTTAAATGCCTTTGTTGGCGCAGAGTTGGGGAAATCTGGCTACGTGAGACAAAGAGAGTTGGAGTTTTCTACAAAAAATGTACCGCGTGAAGAACTTATAAAAAAAATTGCCGAAACATTATTGGTTGTTATTTCGACATTAGATAACTTAACGGAAGAAGATCTTAAGAAGGATTTTCCTCTTAAAGTTTTTGAAAATAAAACTTCGACAGAATTTTTCTTAATTCACCTGATCACACATTTATCTTATCACCTCGGCCAAATCAATTACCACCGCAGACTTCTAGAGAAATAG
- the ffh gene encoding signal recognition particle protein: MFDNLQDKLDRAFKVLKGQGKITEINVAETMKEVRKALLDADVNYKVAKTFTDTVKEKALGQNVLTSLSPGQLLVKITHDELAQLMGGTKEDIYLAGNPTVILMSGLQGSGKTTFTGKLALYLKTKKGKNPLMVACDVYRPAAIDQLHVLGEQIEVEVFSNKEEKNPIKIAEAAIKQAKEKGNNVVLIDTAGRLAIDEQMMKEISDLKKAVKPNEILFVVDSMTGQDAVNTAKTFNDKLDFDGVILTKLDGDTRGGAALSIKSVVNKPIKFIGTGEKMDALDVFYPERMADRILGMGDVVTLVERAQEQFSEEEARKLNKKIATNKFDFNDFLAQLHQIKKMGNIKDLVGMIPGMGKAVKDMDIDENAFKGIEAIIFSMTPEERSKPELLNGSRRQRVAKGSGQGVPEVNKLLKQFEDTRKMMRMMNDKNAMAKMMRAMPKGMPRG; this comes from the coding sequence ATGTTTGATAATTTACAGGATAAACTCGATCGCGCCTTTAAAGTTTTAAAAGGTCAAGGTAAAATCACGGAAATAAACGTAGCGGAGACTATGAAAGAAGTGCGTAAAGCGCTTTTGGATGCTGATGTGAACTATAAAGTTGCAAAAACATTTACGGATACTGTTAAAGAAAAGGCATTAGGTCAGAATGTACTTACCTCTTTGTCTCCGGGACAGTTGTTGGTTAAAATTACGCATGACGAATTAGCCCAGTTAATGGGTGGCACAAAGGAAGATATTTATTTGGCGGGTAATCCTACTGTTATTTTAATGAGCGGTTTACAAGGTTCGGGTAAAACTACCTTCACCGGTAAATTGGCATTGTACTTAAAAACCAAAAAGGGTAAAAATCCATTAATGGTAGCTTGTGACGTCTATCGTCCTGCTGCTATTGACCAATTGCACGTGTTGGGTGAGCAAATTGAAGTTGAAGTTTTTAGCAATAAAGAAGAAAAAAATCCAATTAAAATTGCAGAAGCTGCTATTAAACAGGCAAAAGAAAAAGGTAATAATGTTGTTTTAATAGATACCGCCGGTCGTTTAGCGATAGACGAACAAATGATGAAAGAAATTTCAGATTTGAAAAAAGCGGTAAAGCCAAACGAGATTTTATTTGTGGTAGACAGTATGACGGGTCAAGATGCTGTTAATACTGCGAAAACATTTAATGACAAATTAGATTTTGATGGAGTTATCCTGACAAAATTAGATGGTGATACCCGTGGTGGAGCGGCTTTATCTATAAAAAGTGTGGTTAACAAACCCATTAAATTTATTGGTACAGGTGAGAAAATGGATGCGCTGGATGTATTTTATCCGGAGCGTATGGCAGATAGAATTCTTGGAATGGGTGACGTTGTTACGTTAGTAGAACGCGCTCAAGAACAGTTTAGTGAAGAAGAGGCCAGAAAACTCAACAAAAAAATCGCCACCAATAAATTTGATTTCAATGACTTTTTAGCACAGTTGCATCAGATTAAAAAAATGGGTAATATCAAAGACCTTGTGGGAATGATACCAGGCATGGGGAAAGCGGTGAAAGATATGGACATTGATGAAAATGCGTTTAAAGGAATTGAAGCAATTATTTTTAGCATGACACCTGAAGAACGTAGTAAGCCTGAGTTGTTAAATGGTTCTCGCAGACAACGTGTGGCAAAAGGCAGTGGACAAGGTGTGCCAGAAGTAAATAAGCTTTTGAAACAATTTGAAGATACGCGCAAAATGATGCGCATGATGAACGATAAAAATGCGATGGCTAAGATGATGCGTGCTATGCCGAAAGGAATGCCTAGGGGGTAG
- the folD gene encoding bifunctional methylenetetrahydrofolate dehydrogenase/methenyltetrahydrofolate cyclohydrolase FolD yields MSAQLIDGKKISLEIQEEIAHEVKTMLGAGMKQPHLAAVLVGNDGGSETYVASKIKTCERVGFKSSLIRLPETVSEEELLKTVHALNNDKDVDGFIVQLPLPKHIAEHKIIEAIDPKKDVDGFHPINVGRMVLDLPCYVSATPYGIVELLRKYKIETSGKNCVVIGRSHIVGSPMSILLAKNTALGNCTVTLCHSRTKDLTSHTLKADIIICALGQPEFLKADMVKDGVVVIDVGTTRVKSTETKSGFKLKGDVKFDEVAPKCSYITPVPGGVGPMTIASLIKNTLLAAKKEIYK; encoded by the coding sequence TTGTCAGCACAACTTATAGACGGAAAGAAAATCTCTCTTGAAATACAAGAGGAAATAGCACATGAGGTGAAAACTATGTTGGGCGCAGGGATGAAACAACCGCACCTTGCAGCGGTGTTGGTGGGCAATGATGGCGGAAGCGAAACATACGTTGCTAGCAAAATTAAAACTTGTGAGCGTGTTGGATTTAAGTCGTCGTTAATCCGATTACCAGAAACAGTAAGTGAAGAAGAATTATTAAAAACTGTTCATGCTTTAAATAATGATAAAGATGTCGATGGTTTTATTGTTCAACTTCCTTTACCAAAACACATTGCAGAGCATAAAATTATTGAAGCCATTGATCCAAAAAAAGATGTGGATGGATTTCATCCTATCAACGTAGGTCGCATGGTACTTGACTTACCTTGTTATGTAAGCGCAACTCCTTATGGCATTGTAGAACTTCTTAGAAAATATAAAATTGAAACCAGCGGAAAAAACTGTGTGGTTATTGGTCGCAGTCACATTGTAGGCTCACCGATGAGTATTTTATTGGCTAAAAATACCGCTCTTGGAAACTGCACTGTAACACTTTGTCACAGCAGAACAAAAGATCTTACCTCTCATACTTTAAAAGCAGATATTATTATTTGCGCACTTGGTCAACCAGAGTTTTTAAAAGCGGACATGGTGAAAGACGGTGTGGTTGTTATTGATGTTGGTACCACCCGTGTAAAAAGCACTGAAACCAAAAGTGGATTTAAATTAAAAGGTGATGTGAAATTTGATGAAGTTGCTCCGAAATGTTCTTATATCACCCCCGTTCCAGGCGGGGTAGGGCCGATGACCATTGCTTCTTTAATCAAAAATACTTTACTCGCTGCGAAGAAAGAGATTTATAAGTAG
- a CDS encoding asparaginase produces the protein MKTKSSVLLIYTGGTIGMMQDPRSGELKPFDFKSLTKQIPELTKFDIELSSISFKKPIDSSNMNIVVWKDLAGIIEKNYAKYDGFVILHGSDTMSYTASALSFMLENLNKPVVLTGSQLPIGVIRTDGKENLITAIEIAGAKEKGKSIVTEVCIYFEYKLYRGNRTFKHNSAHFDAFKSPNYPALAQAGVTIKYNKQALLKSSSAKKLKVHTNLENEIAVIKLFPGISKNITAAIFNAKGIKAIIIETFGAGNATTEVWFLNEVEKALAKGIIILNITQCKEGRVIQGMYETSSQLKKLGVIGGSDLTFESAITKLMFLLGQKLKPNELKKMLQTNLRGEMTS, from the coding sequence ATGAAAACAAAATCATCTGTACTTTTAATCTACACCGGCGGTACCATAGGTATGATGCAGGATCCACGAAGTGGTGAATTAAAACCGTTTGATTTTAAGTCGCTAACAAAACAAATACCAGAGTTAACAAAATTTGATATTGAGCTTTCTTCCATCTCTTTTAAAAAACCAATAGATTCATCTAATATGAATATAGTGGTATGGAAAGATCTGGCAGGTATCATCGAAAAAAATTACGCCAAATACGATGGTTTTGTAATTCTACATGGTAGTGATACCATGAGTTACACGGCAAGTGCCTTAAGTTTTATGCTAGAAAACTTAAATAAACCAGTTGTCCTAACAGGTTCACAGTTGCCTATTGGTGTTATTAGAACCGATGGAAAAGAAAATTTAATTACCGCTATCGAAATTGCAGGTGCCAAAGAAAAAGGAAAATCCATTGTAACAGAAGTGTGTATTTATTTTGAATACAAACTTTATCGCGGTAATCGCACCTTTAAACACAACAGCGCCCATTTTGATGCCTTCAAATCACCGAATTATCCTGCACTAGCGCAAGCCGGCGTTACAATCAAATACAACAAGCAAGCTTTATTAAAATCTTCAAGTGCTAAAAAACTTAAAGTTCATACCAACTTAGAAAACGAGATTGCCGTTATTAAATTATTCCCAGGAATAAGTAAAAATATTACAGCTGCAATTTTTAATGCAAAAGGAATTAAAGCAATTATCATCGAAACCTTTGGAGCAGGCAATGCCACTACCGAAGTCTGGTTTCTTAACGAAGTTGAAAAGGCTTTAGCAAAAGGAATCATTATTCTAAACATCACCCAATGTAAGGAAGGTCGAGTGATTCAGGGCATGTATGAAACCAGCTCACAACTCAAAAAGCTTGGTGTTATTGGCGGCTCAGACCTCACATTTGAAAGCGCCATCACAAAACTCATGTTTTTATTGGGACAAAAACTTAAACCGAATGAACTCAAAAAAATGCTTCAAACGAATTTAAGGGGGGAAATGACAAGCTAA
- a CDS encoding DUF3127 domain-containing protein, with the protein MEVIGTLKTKFETQKVSDRFQKREFVLTTEANTPYPQHVSFQVTQDKCSILDQYNDGDEIKVQFNLRGREWNGPQGIKYFNTLEAWRLEKVSGSNTAPQAGQNSNSGANSAPSNPSSAPVFTSNPGDNDDLPF; encoded by the coding sequence ATGGAAGTAATCGGAACACTCAAAACAAAGTTCGAAACGCAAAAAGTAAGCGATCGTTTTCAAAAACGTGAATTTGTATTAACTACAGAAGCTAATACACCCTATCCGCAACACGTAAGTTTTCAGGTAACACAAGACAAATGTTCAATTTTAGATCAATACAACGATGGTGACGAAATAAAAGTTCAGTTCAACCTTCGTGGTCGCGAATGGAACGGTCCACAAGGAATTAAATATTTCAATACACTGGAAGCTTGGAGACTTGAAAAAGTTTCGGGAAGCAATACTGCACCTCAAGCGGGACAAAACAGTAATTCAGGAGCTAACTCAGCACCTAGCAACCCTTCTTCTGCGCCTGTTTTCACTAGCAATCCAGGTGATAACGATGATTTACCTTTTTAA
- a CDS encoding flavin reductase family protein, which translates to MLTLNPKELAIPVLHKYLQNAVAPRPICFASTVNKAGEPNLAPFSFFNIFSANPPIAVFSPAYSGRTGAPKDTLLNVKEVPEVVINVVNYNMVQQTSLASSPFAKGVNEFIKAGFTPVVSELVKPFRVKESPVQMECKVIEIKELGTAGGAGNLVICEIIRIHIDESILNAENNIDTKKIDLVARMGDDWYCRANGNAIFEVKKPITTIGIGIDQIPSEIKNSKVLSGNNLGLLGSVEEIPNSNETAEYKKTLKAFSNKDEQHLYAKTLLETNMVKEAWMVLL; encoded by the coding sequence ATGTTAACACTTAATCCTAAAGAATTAGCCATTCCAGTTTTGCACAAATACCTGCAAAATGCTGTTGCACCGCGTCCTATTTGTTTTGCAAGTACAGTAAACAAAGCTGGTGAACCAAATTTGGCACCATTTAGTTTTTTTAATATTTTTTCCGCCAATCCTCCCATAGCTGTTTTTTCGCCAGCGTATAGTGGACGTACAGGTGCACCAAAAGACACGCTCTTAAACGTAAAAGAAGTGCCTGAAGTGGTAATTAACGTTGTAAATTACAACATGGTACAGCAAACAAGTTTAGCCAGCAGCCCATTTGCTAAAGGAGTGAATGAGTTTATTAAAGCCGGATTTACACCTGTAGTCTCTGAACTTGTAAAACCATTTAGAGTAAAAGAAAGTCCGGTACAAATGGAATGCAAGGTTATCGAAATAAAGGAACTAGGAACTGCTGGTGGTGCAGGTAATCTTGTGATTTGTGAAATTATTAGAATTCACATTGATGAATCAATTTTAAATGCCGAGAACAACATCGATACAAAAAAAATAGATCTTGTAGCGCGAATGGGAGATGACTGGTATTGTCGCGCCAATGGTAACGCAATATTTGAGGTTAAAAAGCCCATTACAACAATCGGAATTGGAATCGATCAAATTCCAAGCGAAATAAAAAACAGTAAGGTTTTAAGCGGAAATAACCTTGGTTTGCTTGGTAGCGTGGAAGAAATTCCGAACAGCAACGAAACCGCTGAGTATAAAAAAACGTTAAAAGCTTTTTCAAACAAAGACGAGCAACATCTTTATGCCAAAACTCTCCTGGAAACCAACATGGTAAAGGAAGCCTGGATGGTGTTACTTTAA